From Drosophila virilis strain 15010-1051.87 chromosome X, Dvir_AGI_RSII-ME, whole genome shotgun sequence, the proteins below share one genomic window:
- the LOC6634524 gene encoding L-asparaginase — MSTNGDQPDGMPSSQPPLAHPAATSGISIRLPPATTPDQSVPASPSYQTPAMRRNVSAGSLMLAAEAKEARVRVIYTGGTIGMMRNERHVLAPIPNALVRLIRKYPNIHDEDYAQRHFGAGASLAPLVLPFVQGESRRVIYQVTEYSPLLDSSNMTMDDWARIAKDIYQSYEFFDGFVVLHGTDTLSYTASALSFMLENLGKTVIITGSQLPIFETRTDGKDNFTSALIIAGNYVIPEVCIFFGNKLLRGNRTVKVSSNSLDAFDSPNVPPLAQIGISVNVDYRLIFRPCSVERFCVHSQLDENVGLLRIFPSISLATFRAFLAPPMRGVVLQSFGSGNMPSNRKDLIDELRAAAERGVIIINCTQCPNGSVAEIYDTGKVLFDVGVIPGYDMTPEAALTKLAYVIGKSDWSLQVKKQMMQANLRGELTSVAAHTMKDYDLVDAVARSLHLSSPQELDQLGATLFPAMINAAVFEGDLKKLNNLKAYGADLSGTNHDQRTALHLACQLGDTDIVRHLLQNGVSVHIRDLCERTPLQEAVASDNHEIIQLLISCGAHLTGSSRAVGEQLCAAAARGALRRLQSFQLAGADLCLADPSGRTALHVAALHGYVDLVNYLLPHSENGEFKDMLGLTPLDYAQRGGHSEIVRLLETSQPDA, encoded by the exons ATGTCCACTAACGGTGATCAGCCCGACGGCATGCCCAGCTCCCAGCCACCGCTAGCGCACCCGGCGGCGACATCGGGCATCAGTATAAGGCTGCCGCCGGCAACAACGCCAGATCAATCGGTGCCCGCCTCGCCCAGCTATCAGACGCCAGCGATGCGTCGAAACGTGAGCGCCGGCAGCCTGATGCTAGCCGCCGAGGCGAAGGAGGCGCGCGTTCGAGTCATCTACACGGGCGGCACCATCGGCATGATGCGCAACGAGCGACACG TGTTGGCGCCCATACCGAACGCCCTGGTCCGGCTCATACGCAAATATCCCAATATACATGATGAGGATTATGCCCAGCGTCATTTTGGCGCCGGAGCATCGCTGGCGCCGCTGGTGCTGCCCTTTGTCCAGGGCGAATCGCGACGCGTCATCTACCAGGTGACGGAATATTCGCCGCTGCTCGACTCCAGCAACATGACTATGGACGATTGGGCGCGCATAGCCAAGGATATCTAT CAATCGTACGAGTTCTTTGACGGCTTCGTGGTGCTCCATGGCACGGATACGCTATCGTATACGGCCTCGGCGCTGTCGTTTATGCTGGAGAATCTGGGCAAAACGGTGATCATAACGGGCTCCCAGCTGCCGATCTTTGAGACGCGCACCGACGGCAAGGACAACTTCACGTCCGCCCTGATCATTGCCGGCAACTATGTGATACCGGAGGTGTGCATCTTCTTTGGCAATAAGCTGCTCCGTGGCAATCGCACGGTCAAGGTTAGCTCCAATTCGCTGGACGCCTTCGATTCACCAAATGTGCCGCCGCTGGCGCAGATCGGTATCAGCGTCAATGTTGACTATCGTCTGATCTTTCGGCCGTGCAGCGTGGAGCGCTTCTGTGTGCATTCGCAGCTGGACGAGAATGTGGGGCTGTTGCGCATCTTTCCCAGCATATCGCTGGCCACGTTTCGTGCCTTTCTGGCGCCGCCGATGCGCGGCGTGGTACTGCAATCGTTTGGCTCCGGCAACATGCCCTCCAATCGCAAGGATCTCATCGACGAGCTGCGCGCCGCCGCCGAACGCGGCGTCATCATTATCAACTGCACCCAGTGCCCGAACGGTTCCGTCGCCGAGATCTATGACACCGGCAAGGTGCTCTTCGATGTCGGCGTCATACCCGGCTACGATATGACGCCGGAGGCGGCGCTCACCAAGCTGGCCTACGTCATCGGCAAGTCGGACTGGTCGCTTCAAGTGAAGAAGCAG ATGATGCAGGCGAATCTGCGCGGCGAACTGACCTCCGTTGCGGCGCACACGATGAAGGATTACGATCTGGTCGATGCTGTGGCACGCTCACTGCATCTGTCCTCGCCGCAGGAGCTGGACCAGCTGGGCGCCACCTTGTTTCCGGCCATGATCAATGCGGCCGTCTTCGAGGGCGATCTCAAGAAGCTCAATAACCTAAAGGCATACGGCGCCGATCTGTCGGGCACCAATCATGACCAGCGCACCGCACTGCATCTGGCCTGCCAGCTGGGCGATACGGATATCGTGCGGCATCTGCTGCAGAACGGCGTCTCTGTGCACATACGTGATCTGTGCGAGCGTACACCGCTCCAGGAGGCAGTTGCCAGCGACAACCACGAGATCATCCAGCTGCTCATTAGCTGTGGCGCCCATTTGACCGGCTCTTCGCGTGCCGTTGGCGAGCAGCTGTGCGCCGCTGCTGCACGTGGCGCACTCCGACGGCTGCAATCGTTTCAGCTGGCCGGCGCCGATCTGTGCCTGGCCGATCCCTCCGGCCGCACCGCACTGCATGTGGCCGCCCTGCATGGCTATGTCGACCTGGTGAACTATCTCCTGCCGCACAGCGAGAATGGCGAGTTTAAGGACATGCTCGGTCTGACGCCGTTGGACTATGCTCAGCGTGGCGGTCATTCGGAAATTGTGCGTCTGCTTGAAACGTCGCAGCCGGATGCCTAA